The Streptomyces pactum genome contains a region encoding:
- a CDS encoding alkaline phosphatase D family protein, with protein MTSRHRSSENTVPSPADGANTRTPSRRTVVKAAAAGAVLAAPLAAALPAGAAGAAPAFLHGVASGDPLPDGVLLWTRVTPTPEAIPGSGAGPDTEVSWVVATDKAFTNIVAKGSTTATAASDHTVKADVRGLAPATDYWFRFSAGPTDSPAARTRTAPAADAAVTGLRFGVVSCANWEAGHFSSYRHLAARGDLDAWLHLGDYIYEYGTGEYGTRDTVVRPHAPTHEILTLADYRVRHGRYKTDPDLQALHAAAPVVAIWDDHEIANDTWSGGAENHTEGVEGTWPERQAAAKRAYFEWMPVRPAIAGTTYRRLRFGKLADLSLLDLRSFRSQQVALGDGEVDDPERTLTGRAQLDWLKAGLTSSDTTWRLIGNSVMISPFAVGSIPAELLKPLAELLGLPREGLALNTDQWDGYTDDRRELLAHLRAGAIRNTVFLTGDIHMAWANDVPYNAATYPLSASAATEFVVTSVTSDNLDDIVKVPEGTVSAIAAPVIRAANRHVHWVDTDRHGYGVLDITAARTQMDYYVVSDRTDPDATSKWARSYRTRSGTQRVERVYSPV; from the coding sequence GTGACCAGTCGACACAGATCATCCGAGAACACCGTCCCGTCGCCCGCCGACGGCGCGAACACCCGCACCCCGAGCCGCCGTACGGTCGTCAAGGCCGCGGCGGCCGGCGCCGTCCTGGCCGCCCCGCTCGCCGCCGCGCTGCCCGCCGGCGCCGCCGGCGCCGCTCCCGCCTTCCTGCACGGCGTCGCCTCCGGCGATCCCCTGCCCGACGGCGTCCTGCTGTGGACCCGGGTGACCCCGACGCCGGAGGCCATACCGGGCTCCGGGGCAGGCCCGGACACCGAGGTGAGCTGGGTCGTCGCCACGGACAAGGCGTTCACGAACATCGTCGCCAAGGGGTCCACCACGGCGACGGCCGCCTCCGACCACACCGTCAAGGCGGACGTCCGGGGCCTCGCACCCGCCACGGACTACTGGTTCCGCTTCTCCGCCGGCCCCACCGACTCCCCCGCCGCCCGCACCCGCACCGCCCCCGCGGCCGACGCCGCCGTCACGGGCCTGCGCTTCGGCGTGGTCTCCTGCGCCAACTGGGAGGCCGGCCACTTCTCGTCGTACCGGCATCTCGCGGCCCGCGGCGACCTGGACGCCTGGCTGCACCTGGGCGACTACATCTACGAGTACGGCACCGGCGAGTACGGCACCCGTGACACCGTCGTCCGCCCGCACGCGCCGACCCACGAGATCCTCACGCTCGCCGACTACCGCGTCCGGCACGGCCGGTACAAGACCGACCCCGACCTCCAGGCGCTGCACGCCGCCGCGCCGGTCGTGGCGATCTGGGACGACCACGAGATCGCCAACGACACCTGGTCGGGCGGCGCCGAGAACCACACCGAGGGGGTGGAGGGCACCTGGCCGGAGCGTCAGGCCGCCGCCAAGCGGGCCTACTTCGAGTGGATGCCGGTCCGTCCCGCCATCGCCGGCACCACCTACCGCAGGCTGCGCTTCGGCAAGCTGGCCGACCTTTCGCTGCTGGACCTGCGCTCCTTCCGCTCGCAGCAGGTCGCGCTCGGCGACGGCGAGGTCGACGACCCGGAGCGCACCCTCACCGGCCGCGCCCAGCTCGACTGGCTCAAAGCCGGGCTCACCTCCTCCGACACCACCTGGCGGCTGATCGGCAACTCGGTGATGATCTCGCCGTTCGCCGTCGGCTCGATCCCCGCCGAGCTGCTGAAGCCGCTCGCCGAGCTGCTCGGCCTGCCCAGGGAGGGCCTCGCCCTCAACACCGACCAGTGGGACGGGTACACCGACGACCGCCGCGAACTGCTGGCGCACCTGCGCGCGGGCGCCATCCGCAACACCGTGTTCCTGACCGGCGACATCCACATGGCGTGGGCCAACGACGTGCCGTACAACGCCGCCACGTACCCGCTGTCGGCCTCGGCCGCCACCGAGTTCGTCGTCACCTCGGTGACCTCCGACAACCTCGACGACATCGTGAAGGTCCCCGAGGGCACGGTCTCGGCGATCGCGGCGCCGGTCATCCGGGCCGCGAACCGGCACGTCCACTGGGTCGACACCGACCGGCACGGCTACGGTGTGCTGGACATCACCGCGGCCCGGACGCAGATGGACTACTACGTCGTCTCCGACCGCACCGACCCGGACGCCACGTCGAAGTGGGCCCGTTCCTACCGCACCCGCAGCGGTACCCAGCGGGTCGAGCGCGTCTACTCCCCCGTCTGA
- a CDS encoding DsbA family protein: protein MSKRNSQAAKSAARERLRQERERQAKRDKVKRQVIVACSIVGVLAIAGGIGYAVVQMNEPSGWDKAADAKVVAPANTSGKNGTTVTLGDSKSDHVVHLYEDPRCPGCANFEQTIGEAVNKGMEDGTYKLSFTIGTFLDGNLGGEGSKNALSALGAALNVSPDAFIDYKTALYSSEYHPSESTDEFAKDDYLIKVANSVDALKNNKKFQDAVEKGTYDAWAMRMSDAFQKAEGVESTPTVKINDKVIETPGSDAEWQKALKDAGVTK, encoded by the coding sequence ATGAGCAAGCGGAACAGCCAGGCGGCGAAGTCGGCGGCCCGTGAGCGCCTGCGCCAGGAGCGCGAGCGCCAGGCCAAGCGCGACAAGGTCAAGCGGCAGGTCATCGTGGCCTGCTCCATCGTCGGCGTGCTGGCGATAGCCGGCGGCATCGGCTACGCCGTCGTCCAGATGAACGAGCCCTCGGGCTGGGACAAGGCCGCCGACGCCAAGGTGGTGGCCCCGGCCAACACCTCCGGCAAGAACGGCACCACGGTCACCCTCGGCGACTCCAAGAGCGACCACGTCGTCCACCTCTACGAGGACCCGCGCTGCCCGGGCTGCGCCAACTTCGAGCAGACCATCGGCGAGGCCGTCAACAAGGGCATGGAGGACGGCACCTACAAGCTCTCCTTCACCATCGGCACCTTCCTCGACGGCAACCTCGGCGGCGAGGGCTCGAAGAACGCGCTCAGCGCGCTCGGCGCCGCGCTGAACGTCAGCCCCGACGCGTTCATCGACTACAAGACCGCGCTGTACTCCTCCGAGTACCACCCGTCGGAGTCCACCGACGAGTTCGCCAAGGACGACTACCTCATCAAGGTGGCGAACTCGGTCGACGCCCTGAAGAACAACAAGAAGTTCCAGGACGCCGTGGAGAAGGGCACCTACGACGCCTGGGCGATGAGGATGAGCGACGCCTTCCAGAAGGCCGAGGGCGTCGAGTCGACCCCGACCGTCAAGATCAACGACAAGGTGATCGAGACTCCGGGCAGCGACGCCGAGTGGCAGAAGGCGCTCAAGGACGCGGGCGTCACCAAGTGA
- a CDS encoding DUF2252 domain-containing protein translates to MSVPQLNEERGEEILAVFDTAFGQLLAADPAAFRVKFRKMAASAFAFYRGTACLFYHDLTADREFGPNSGGPYLDERTSRVWIHGDLHAENFGTYMDSTGRLIFNVNDFDEAYVGPFTWDLKRFAASIALIGYAKALGDEQITELVRVYADAYRERIRALATGAKSDEVPPFTLDTADGPLLGALRVARSLTRFGLLESMTEIRDFERRFAPGGGAIELDAATRYKVLAAFDGYLETLPESSLARPDSYRVKDVVGRRGIGIGSAGLPSYNILLEGNSDALENDVVIYIKQAQTPAVSRHVTDQAIRDYFQHEGHRTVISQRALQAHADPWLGWTELDGSGQLVAEVSPYAVDLDWGDIDEPEEIAEVVADLGRATAAMHAAADDQSGESLVPFSTERAIDAAIAADEEGFAPLLVDFAHRYGARARADHQTFVDLFRNGRIPGL, encoded by the coding sequence ATGTCGGTCCCGCAGCTCAACGAGGAGCGCGGCGAGGAGATCCTCGCCGTCTTCGACACCGCCTTCGGCCAACTGCTGGCCGCGGATCCGGCGGCGTTCCGCGTGAAGTTCCGGAAGATGGCGGCCTCGGCCTTCGCGTTCTACCGCGGCACCGCATGCCTCTTTTACCACGATTTGACCGCGGATCGGGAGTTCGGTCCGAACAGCGGCGGCCCGTACCTGGACGAGCGGACCTCCCGGGTGTGGATCCACGGCGACCTGCACGCCGAGAACTTCGGCACGTACATGGACTCCACCGGCCGGCTGATCTTCAACGTCAACGACTTCGACGAGGCCTACGTCGGCCCCTTCACCTGGGACCTCAAGCGCTTCGCCGCCTCCATCGCGCTGATCGGGTACGCGAAGGCGCTCGGCGACGAGCAGATCACCGAGCTGGTACGGGTGTACGCGGACGCGTACCGCGAGCGGATCCGCGCCCTGGCCACCGGCGCCAAGAGCGACGAGGTGCCGCCGTTCACGCTGGACACCGCGGACGGACCGCTGCTGGGCGCGCTGCGCGTGGCCCGCTCCCTGACCCGCTTCGGGCTGCTGGAGTCGATGACCGAGATCCGTGACTTCGAGCGCCGCTTCGCCCCGGGCGGCGGCGCCATCGAGCTGGACGCGGCCACGCGCTACAAGGTGCTCGCGGCCTTCGACGGCTACCTGGAGACACTCCCGGAGTCGTCCCTGGCCCGCCCCGACTCCTACCGCGTCAAGGACGTCGTCGGCCGCCGCGGGATCGGCATCGGGTCGGCCGGCCTGCCCTCCTACAACATCCTCCTCGAGGGCAACAGCGACGCCCTGGAGAACGACGTCGTGATCTACATCAAGCAGGCCCAGACCCCGGCGGTCTCCCGGCACGTCACCGACCAGGCGATCCGGGACTACTTCCAGCACGAGGGCCACCGCACGGTGATCTCCCAGCGCGCCCTCCAGGCGCACGCCGACCCGTGGCTGGGCTGGACCGAGCTGGACGGCTCGGGCCAGTTGGTCGCGGAGGTCTCGCCGTACGCCGTCGACCTGGACTGGGGCGACATCGACGAACCGGAGGAGATCGCCGAGGTCGTCGCCGACCTGGGCCGGGCCACGGCCGCCATGCACGCGGCGGCGGACGACCAGTCCGGCGAGTCCCTGGTGCCCTTCTCCACCGAGCGGGCCATCGACGCGGCGATCGCCGCCGACGAGGAGGGCTTCGCACCCCTCCTGGTCGACTTCGCGCACCGGTACGGCGCACGAGCGCGCGCCGACCACCAGACCTTCGTCGACCTGTTCCGCAACGGCCGGATTCCGGGTCTGTAA
- the dnaE gene encoding DNA polymerase III subunit alpha, with protein sequence MSKPPFTHLHVHTQYSLLDGAARLKDMFDACNEMGMTHIAMSDHGNLHGAYDFFHSAKKAGVTPIIGIEAYVAPESRRNKRKIQWGQPHQKRDDVSGSGGYTHKTMWATNKTGLHNLFRLSSDAYAEGWLQKWPRMDKETISQWSEGIVASTGCPSGEVQTRLRLGHFDEALQAAADYQDIFGKDRYFLELMDHGIEIEHRVRDGLLEIGRKLGIPPLVTNDSHYTYAHEATAHDALLCIQTGKNLSDPDRFRFDGTGYYLKSTDEMYAIDSSDAWQEGCANTRLIAEMIDVDGMFEKRDLMPKFDIPEGFTEVTWFQEEVRRGMARRFPGGVPEDRQKQAEYEMDVIIQMGFPGYFLVVADFIMWAKNQGIAVGPGRGSAAGSIVAYAMGITDLDPIPHGLIFERFLNPERVSMPDVDIDFDERRRVEVIRYVTEKYGADKVAMIGTYGKIKAKNAIKDSARVLGYPYAMGDRLTKAMPADVLGKGIDLNGITDPTHPRYSEAGEIRAMYENEPDVKKVIDTAKGVEGLVRQMGVHAAGVIMSSEPIVDHAPIWVRHTDGVTITQWDYPQCESLGLLKMDFLGLRNLTIMDDAVKMVKSNKGIDLDLLSLPLDDPTTFDLLQRGDTLGVFQFDGGPMRSLLRLMKPDNFEDISAVSALYRPGPMGMDSHTNYALRKNGLQEITPIHKELEEPLQEVLAVTHGLIVYQEQVQKAAQIIAGYSLGEADILRRVMGKKKPDELAKNFVLFQEGARKKGYSDEAIQALWDVLVPFAGYAFNKAHSAAYGLVSYWTAYLKANHPAEYMAALLTSVKDDKDKSAVYLNECRRMGIKVLPPNVNESMSNFAAQGDDVILFGLSAVRNVGTNVVESIIRCRKAKGKYTSFPDYLDKVEAVVCNKRTTESLIKAGAFDEMGHTRKGLTAQYEPMIDNVVAVKRKEAEGQFDLFGGMGEEQSDEPGFGLDVVFGEDEWDKTYLLAQEREMLGLYVSDHPLFGLEHVLSDKADAGISQLTGGDFGDGAVVTIGGIISGLQRKMTKQGNAWAIATVEDLAGSIECMFFPATYQLVSTQLVEDAVVFVKGRLDKREDVPRLVAMELMVPDLSNAGTNAPVVLTIPATRVTPPMVSRLGEILTHHRGDSEVRIKLQGPTKTTVLRLDRHRVKPDPALFGDLKVLLGPSCLAG encoded by the coding sequence GTGTCCAAGCCGCCGTTCACGCACCTGCACGTCCACACCCAGTACTCGCTGCTGGACGGTGCCGCGCGGCTGAAGGACATGTTCGACGCCTGCAACGAGATGGGCATGACGCACATCGCCATGTCCGACCACGGCAACCTGCACGGGGCCTACGACTTCTTCCACTCCGCGAAGAAGGCCGGGGTCACCCCGATCATCGGCATCGAGGCGTACGTCGCCCCCGAGTCGCGCCGCAACAAGCGCAAGATCCAGTGGGGCCAGCCGCACCAGAAGCGCGACGACGTCTCCGGTTCGGGCGGTTACACCCACAAGACGATGTGGGCGACCAACAAGACCGGTCTGCACAACCTCTTCCGCCTCTCCTCCGACGCGTACGCCGAGGGCTGGCTGCAGAAGTGGCCCCGGATGGACAAGGAGACCATCTCCCAGTGGTCCGAGGGGATCGTCGCCTCCACCGGCTGCCCCTCCGGCGAGGTGCAGACCCGGCTGCGCCTCGGCCACTTCGACGAGGCCCTCCAGGCGGCCGCCGACTACCAGGACATCTTCGGCAAGGACCGCTACTTCCTGGAGCTGATGGACCACGGCATCGAGATCGAGCACCGGGTCCGCGACGGCCTGCTGGAGATCGGCAGGAAGCTCGGCATCCCGCCGCTGGTGACGAACGACTCGCACTACACCTACGCGCACGAGGCCACCGCCCACGACGCCCTGCTGTGCATCCAGACCGGCAAGAACCTCTCCGACCCGGACCGCTTCCGGTTCGACGGCACCGGCTACTACCTGAAGTCGACGGACGAGATGTACGCCATCGACTCCTCCGACGCCTGGCAGGAGGGCTGCGCCAACACGCGCCTGATCGCCGAGATGATCGACGTCGACGGCATGTTCGAGAAGCGCGACCTCATGCCGAAGTTCGACATCCCCGAGGGCTTCACCGAGGTCACCTGGTTCCAGGAGGAGGTGCGCCGCGGCATGGCGCGCCGCTTCCCCGGCGGCGTCCCCGAGGACCGCCAGAAGCAGGCCGAGTACGAGATGGACGTCATCATCCAGATGGGGTTCCCGGGCTACTTCCTCGTGGTCGCCGACTTCATCATGTGGGCCAAGAACCAGGGCATCGCGGTCGGCCCCGGCCGAGGCTCCGCGGCCGGTTCGATCGTGGCGTACGCCATGGGCATCACCGACCTCGACCCGATCCCGCACGGCCTGATCTTCGAGCGGTTCCTCAACCCCGAGCGCGTCTCCATGCCCGACGTCGACATCGACTTCGACGAGCGTCGGCGCGTCGAGGTGATCAGGTACGTGACGGAGAAGTACGGCGCCGACAAGGTCGCCATGATCGGCACTTACGGCAAGATCAAGGCGAAGAACGCCATCAAGGACTCCGCGCGCGTGCTGGGCTACCCGTACGCCATGGGCGACCGCCTCACCAAGGCCATGCCCGCCGACGTCCTCGGCAAGGGCATCGACCTCAACGGCATCACGGACCCCACGCACCCGCGCTACAGCGAGGCCGGCGAGATCCGCGCGATGTACGAGAACGAGCCGGACGTGAAGAAGGTCATCGACACCGCCAAGGGCGTCGAGGGCCTGGTGAGGCAGATGGGCGTGCACGCCGCCGGCGTGATCATGTCCAGCGAGCCGATCGTCGACCACGCCCCGATCTGGGTGCGGCACACGGACGGCGTGACCATCACGCAGTGGGACTACCCGCAGTGCGAGTCGCTCGGCCTGCTGAAGATGGACTTCCTCGGCCTGCGCAACCTCACGATCATGGACGACGCCGTCAAGATGGTGAAGTCCAACAAGGGCATCGACCTCGACCTGCTGTCGCTGCCGCTGGACGACCCCACGACCTTCGACCTGCTCCAGCGCGGTGACACGCTCGGCGTCTTCCAGTTCGACGGCGGACCGATGCGCTCGCTGCTGCGGCTGATGAAGCCCGACAACTTCGAGGACATCTCCGCCGTCTCCGCGCTCTACCGTCCCGGCCCCATGGGCATGGACTCGCACACCAACTACGCGCTGCGCAAGAACGGCCTGCAGGAGATCACGCCGATCCACAAGGAGCTGGAGGAGCCCCTCCAGGAGGTCCTGGCGGTCACCCACGGCCTGATCGTCTACCAGGAGCAGGTGCAGAAGGCCGCCCAGATCATCGCGGGCTACTCGCTCGGCGAGGCCGACATCCTGCGCCGCGTGATGGGCAAGAAGAAGCCCGACGAGCTGGCGAAGAACTTCGTCCTCTTCCAGGAGGGCGCCCGCAAGAAGGGGTACAGCGACGAGGCCATCCAGGCCCTGTGGGACGTGCTGGTCCCCTTCGCCGGCTACGCGTTCAACAAGGCGCACTCGGCCGCGTACGGACTGGTCTCGTACTGGACGGCGTACCTCAAGGCGAACCACCCCGCCGAGTACATGGCCGCCCTGCTCACCTCGGTCAAGGACGACAAGGACAAGTCGGCCGTCTACCTGAACGAGTGCCGGCGCATGGGCATCAAGGTCCTCCCGCCCAACGTCAACGAGTCCATGTCGAACTTCGCCGCGCAGGGCGACGACGTGATCCTCTTCGGCCTCTCGGCCGTGCGCAACGTCGGCACCAACGTCGTCGAGTCGATCATCAGGTGCCGCAAGGCCAAGGGGAAGTACACCTCCTTCCCCGACTACCTGGACAAGGTGGAGGCGGTCGTCTGCAACAAGCGGACGACGGAGTCGCTGATCAAGGCCGGCGCCTTCGACGAGATGGGGCACACCCGCAAGGGCCTCACCGCGCAGTACGAACCGATGATCGACAACGTGGTCGCGGTCAAGCGCAAGGAGGCCGAGGGCCAGTTCGACCTGTTCGGCGGCATGGGCGAGGAACAGAGCGACGAGCCCGGCTTCGGACTCGACGTCGTCTTCGGCGAGGACGAGTGGGACAAGACCTACCTGCTCGCCCAGGAGCGGGAGATGCTCGGCCTCTACGTCTCCGACCACCCGCTCTTCGGTCTGGAACACGTGCTGTCCGACAAGGCCGACGCGGGCATCTCCCAGCTCACCGGCGGTGACTTCGGCGACGGCGCGGTCGTCACCATCGGCGGCATCATCTCGGGCCTCCAGCGCAAGATGACCAAGCAGGGCAACGCCTGGGCCATCGCCACCGTGGAGGACCTGGCGGGCTCCATCGAGTGCATGTTCTTCCCGGCGACGTACCAGTTGGTGTCCACCCAACTCGTCGAGGACGCCGTGGTGTTCGTCAAGGGGCGCCTGGACAAGCGGGAGGACGTGCCGCGGCTGGTCGCGATGGAGCTGATGGTCCCCGACCTGTCCAACGCGGGCACCAACGCCCCCGTGGTCCTCACCATCCCCGCCACCCGGGTCACTCCGCCGATGGTCAGCCGCCTCGGCGAGATCCTCACCCACCACCGGGGCGACAGCGAGGTGCGGATCAAGCTCCAGGGGCCGACGAAGACGACGGTGCTGCGCCTGGACCGGCACCGGGTGAAGCCCGACCCGGCCCTGTTCGGCGACCTGAAGGTGCTGCTCGGGCCGTCCTGCCTGGCGGGCTGA